A genome region from Macrotis lagotis isolate mMagLag1 chromosome 4, bilby.v1.9.chrom.fasta, whole genome shotgun sequence includes the following:
- the NUSAP1 gene encoding nucleolar and spindle-associated protein 1 isoform X1 encodes MAFPSAAELDAFKYCELQNLAKSLGLRANLRGDKLLKSLKDYFQHELKKENESQDGKSNISLSSNDKIEMINDNEEKSDQETLVAAVTSPLERGKTAPGKSGSKDHSEIIESDHPGSSREKKYQKENLLAVAEATKPSKKNRKSKRTVCSEENGKEGDTLLKSPHCWDGLSKPKKRKTIFMTPNFKKIHEAHFKEMESIDKYIDRKKKRMEVLNNSVKELKLSQDAATTWLQKNRMEMILAKKANLTRTPYSNSKKSSSSMAAMSPVPQRGRPSSTCTPVSLRRSLRTSLGTANRSILSQKLFKPSTLSTNKMNVRFSEATKDNEHKRSLTKTPARKSPYINMLDTQPKCQAVLVKNKEKEAIQAKGEYTPAVTPFKFTAEATQTPVSNKKPIFDLKASLSRPLRYEPHKGKLKPWGESKENIALNETTNRIDFHKKTYKQPHLQTREEQRRKHEQKRKEKKDCVLGTRRGLVMLGD; translated from the exons GGAGACAAACTTTTAAAATCCTTGAAAGACTACTTTCAACATGAgctcaagaaagaaaatgagagtcaG GATGGCAAAagtaatatttctctttcctctaatgATAAGATAGAAATGATTAAtgacaatgaagaaaaatctgACCAGGAAACTCTTGTTGCCGCTGTCACTTCACCCCTGGAAAGAGGCAAAACAGCCCCAGGAAAAAGTGGCTCCAAG GATCATTCAGAGATAATAGAAAGTGATCATCCTGGATCttccagagagaaaaaatatcaaaaggagAATCTCTTAGCTGTTGCGGAGGCCACAAAACCATCCAAAAAGAATCGAAAGAGCAAGCGGACAGTTTGctctgaagaaaatggaaaggaag GTGACACCCTTTTAAAGAGCCCTCATTGTTGGGATGGTTTgtccaaacctaaaaaaaggaaaacaatatttatGACTCCAA attttaaaaagattcaTGAAGCTCATTTTAAGGAAATGGAGTCTATTGACAAGTATATTGACCGGAAAAAGAAACGTATGGAAGTCCTTAACAACTCAGTGAAGGAATTAAAG CTATCCCAAGATGCAGCTACAACTTGGCTACAGAAAAACAGGATGGAGATG ATATTAGCTAAAAAAGCTAATCTAACTAGAACTCCCTACAGTAATTCCAAG aaaaGTTCATCTTCCATGGCAGCAATGAGCCCAGTTCCTCAGAGAGGCAGGCCCTCTTCTACCTGCACTCCTGTCAGTCTGCGACGCTCACTTCGTACATCTCTTGGAACTGCAAACCGAAGCATCTTGTCTCAGAAACTGTTCAAACCGTCTACCCTCTCAACTAACAAAATGAATGTCAG GTTCTCGGAAGCTACAAAAGATAATGAGCATAAACGCTCACTGACCAAAACTCCAGCCAGAAAGTCTCCTTATATCAACATGCTTGACACTCAGCCTAAGTGCCAGGCTGTCCTGGTgaagaataaggaaaaggaagCCATTCAAGCCAAGGGTGAATATACTCCAG CTGTTACCCCTTTCAAGTTTACAGCTGAGGCAACACAGACCCCAGTCAGTAATAAGAAGCCAATATTTGATCTCAAAGCAAGTCTCTCTCGTCCACTTCGTTATGAGCCACACAAAG GGAAGCTAAAACCATGGGGGGAGTCTAAAGAAAACATTGCTCTGAATGAAACAACAAATAGAATTGACTTCCACAAAAAAACTTACAAACAGCCACATCTCCAGACCAG AGAAGAGCAACGGAGAAAACACgagcagaaaaggaaagagaagaaagattgtGTCCTTGGAACTCGACGAGGACTAGTCATGCTTGGGGACTAA
- the NUSAP1 gene encoding nucleolar and spindle-associated protein 1 isoform X3: MAFPSAAELDAFKYCELQNLAKSLGLRANLRGDKLLKSLKDYFQHELKKENESQDGKSNISLSSNDKIEMINDNEEKSDQETLVAAVTSPLERGKTAPGKSGSKDHSEIIESDHPGSSREKKYQKENLLAVAEATKPSKKNRKSKRTVCSEENGKEGDTLLKSPHCWDGLSKPKKRKTIFMTPNFKKIHEAHFKEMESIDKYIDRKKKRMEVLNNSVKELKKSSSSMAAMSPVPQRGRPSSTCTPVSLRRSLRTSLGTANRSILSQKLFKPSTLSTNKMNVRFSEATKDNEHKRSLTKTPARKSPYINMLDTQPKCQAVLVKNKEKEAIQAKGEYTPAVTPFKFTAEATQTPVSNKKPIFDLKASLSRPLRYEPHKGKLKPWGESKENIALNETTNRIDFHKKTYKQPHLQTREEQRRKHEQKRKEKKDCVLGTRRGLVMLGD; the protein is encoded by the exons GGAGACAAACTTTTAAAATCCTTGAAAGACTACTTTCAACATGAgctcaagaaagaaaatgagagtcaG GATGGCAAAagtaatatttctctttcctctaatgATAAGATAGAAATGATTAAtgacaatgaagaaaaatctgACCAGGAAACTCTTGTTGCCGCTGTCACTTCACCCCTGGAAAGAGGCAAAACAGCCCCAGGAAAAAGTGGCTCCAAG GATCATTCAGAGATAATAGAAAGTGATCATCCTGGATCttccagagagaaaaaatatcaaaaggagAATCTCTTAGCTGTTGCGGAGGCCACAAAACCATCCAAAAAGAATCGAAAGAGCAAGCGGACAGTTTGctctgaagaaaatggaaaggaag GTGACACCCTTTTAAAGAGCCCTCATTGTTGGGATGGTTTgtccaaacctaaaaaaaggaaaacaatatttatGACTCCAA attttaaaaagattcaTGAAGCTCATTTTAAGGAAATGGAGTCTATTGACAAGTATATTGACCGGAAAAAGAAACGTATGGAAGTCCTTAACAACTCAGTGAAGGAATTAAAG aaaaGTTCATCTTCCATGGCAGCAATGAGCCCAGTTCCTCAGAGAGGCAGGCCCTCTTCTACCTGCACTCCTGTCAGTCTGCGACGCTCACTTCGTACATCTCTTGGAACTGCAAACCGAAGCATCTTGTCTCAGAAACTGTTCAAACCGTCTACCCTCTCAACTAACAAAATGAATGTCAG GTTCTCGGAAGCTACAAAAGATAATGAGCATAAACGCTCACTGACCAAAACTCCAGCCAGAAAGTCTCCTTATATCAACATGCTTGACACTCAGCCTAAGTGCCAGGCTGTCCTGGTgaagaataaggaaaaggaagCCATTCAAGCCAAGGGTGAATATACTCCAG CTGTTACCCCTTTCAAGTTTACAGCTGAGGCAACACAGACCCCAGTCAGTAATAAGAAGCCAATATTTGATCTCAAAGCAAGTCTCTCTCGTCCACTTCGTTATGAGCCACACAAAG GGAAGCTAAAACCATGGGGGGAGTCTAAAGAAAACATTGCTCTGAATGAAACAACAAATAGAATTGACTTCCACAAAAAAACTTACAAACAGCCACATCTCCAGACCAG AGAAGAGCAACGGAGAAAACACgagcagaaaaggaaagagaagaaagattgtGTCCTTGGAACTCGACGAGGACTAGTCATGCTTGGGGACTAA
- the NUSAP1 gene encoding nucleolar and spindle-associated protein 1 isoform X2, which translates to MAFPSAAELDAFKYCELQNLAKSLGLRANLRGDKLLKSLKDYFQHELKKENESQDGKSNISLSSNDKIEMINDNEEKSDQETLVAAVTSPLERGKTAPGKSGSKDHSEIIESDHPGSSREKKYQKENLLAVAEATKPSKKNRKSKRTVCSEENGKEGDTLLKSPHCWDGLSKPKKRKTIFMTPNFKKIHEAHFKEMESIDKYIDRKKKRMEVLNNSVKELKILAKKANLTRTPYSNSKKSSSSMAAMSPVPQRGRPSSTCTPVSLRRSLRTSLGTANRSILSQKLFKPSTLSTNKMNVRFSEATKDNEHKRSLTKTPARKSPYINMLDTQPKCQAVLVKNKEKEAIQAKGEYTPAVTPFKFTAEATQTPVSNKKPIFDLKASLSRPLRYEPHKGKLKPWGESKENIALNETTNRIDFHKKTYKQPHLQTREEQRRKHEQKRKEKKDCVLGTRRGLVMLGD; encoded by the exons GGAGACAAACTTTTAAAATCCTTGAAAGACTACTTTCAACATGAgctcaagaaagaaaatgagagtcaG GATGGCAAAagtaatatttctctttcctctaatgATAAGATAGAAATGATTAAtgacaatgaagaaaaatctgACCAGGAAACTCTTGTTGCCGCTGTCACTTCACCCCTGGAAAGAGGCAAAACAGCCCCAGGAAAAAGTGGCTCCAAG GATCATTCAGAGATAATAGAAAGTGATCATCCTGGATCttccagagagaaaaaatatcaaaaggagAATCTCTTAGCTGTTGCGGAGGCCACAAAACCATCCAAAAAGAATCGAAAGAGCAAGCGGACAGTTTGctctgaagaaaatggaaaggaag GTGACACCCTTTTAAAGAGCCCTCATTGTTGGGATGGTTTgtccaaacctaaaaaaaggaaaacaatatttatGACTCCAA attttaaaaagattcaTGAAGCTCATTTTAAGGAAATGGAGTCTATTGACAAGTATATTGACCGGAAAAAGAAACGTATGGAAGTCCTTAACAACTCAGTGAAGGAATTAAAG ATATTAGCTAAAAAAGCTAATCTAACTAGAACTCCCTACAGTAATTCCAAG aaaaGTTCATCTTCCATGGCAGCAATGAGCCCAGTTCCTCAGAGAGGCAGGCCCTCTTCTACCTGCACTCCTGTCAGTCTGCGACGCTCACTTCGTACATCTCTTGGAACTGCAAACCGAAGCATCTTGTCTCAGAAACTGTTCAAACCGTCTACCCTCTCAACTAACAAAATGAATGTCAG GTTCTCGGAAGCTACAAAAGATAATGAGCATAAACGCTCACTGACCAAAACTCCAGCCAGAAAGTCTCCTTATATCAACATGCTTGACACTCAGCCTAAGTGCCAGGCTGTCCTGGTgaagaataaggaaaaggaagCCATTCAAGCCAAGGGTGAATATACTCCAG CTGTTACCCCTTTCAAGTTTACAGCTGAGGCAACACAGACCCCAGTCAGTAATAAGAAGCCAATATTTGATCTCAAAGCAAGTCTCTCTCGTCCACTTCGTTATGAGCCACACAAAG GGAAGCTAAAACCATGGGGGGAGTCTAAAGAAAACATTGCTCTGAATGAAACAACAAATAGAATTGACTTCCACAAAAAAACTTACAAACAGCCACATCTCCAGACCAG AGAAGAGCAACGGAGAAAACACgagcagaaaaggaaagagaagaaagattgtGTCCTTGGAACTCGACGAGGACTAGTCATGCTTGGGGACTAA
- the NDUFAF1 gene encoding complex I intermediate-associated protein 30, mitochondrial: MAFLQKLLNGIHFPKLYGMQDAARCFFLGPVFVGYPSRLYSTIKKTEAASGRSFPEGKTKVGLEKQTKGEVSLDLISPKEKVEINFDNAIRAEIKDHFKHLAKELVDHCIGPEGRPLQEVLLEKTRVMWQFRSNDDLEKWLVSSDKIIGGRSKAFLKMSSNNQSALFYGILSTEVPHDGETQRSGYCALTSRIPRGAFERKKYYDWSSFNTLYLRVRGDGRPWMVNIKTDTDLIHKSHYLHSYFMFTRGGPYWQEVKIPFSKFFLSSKGRIQDSQHQFLTDQISSIGFTLADKVNGPFYLEIDFIGVFHDPAHTEEFAYENSEKICGNL; the protein is encoded by the exons ATGGCTTTCCTTCAGAAGTTGTTAAATGGCattcattttcctaaattataTGGGATGCAAGATGCTGCACGATGCTTTTTCTTGGGACCTGTATTTGTTGGCTATCCCTCCAGACTGTATAGTACTATTAAAAAAACAGAGGCTGCTTCAGGCAGATCTTTCCCTGAGGGAAAGACTAAAGTTGGATTGGAAAAACAAACTAAGGGTGAAGTTAGTTTAGATCTAATTTCACCTAAGGAAAAGGTTGAAATTAATTTTGACAATGCAATTAGGGCTGAGATAAAAGATCATTTTAAGCATTTAGCAAAGGAATTGGTAGACCATTGTATAGGTCCTGAAGGTCGCCCCTTACAAGAAGTTTTACTGGAAAAAACAAGGGTAATGTGGCAATTTCGCAGTAATGATGATTTGGAGAAATGGCTAGTGTCATCTGATAAGATAATAGGTGGCAGAAGCAAAGCCTTCCTGAAAATGTCCAGTAATAACCAAAGTGCCCTCTTCTATGGGATTCTCAGTACTGAAGTTCCTCATGATGGAGAGACCCAACGGAGTGGATACTGTGCATTGACATCCAGGATTCCAAGG GGTGCTTTTGAGAGGAAGAAATATTATGATTGGTCCAGTTTTAATACTCTGTATCTCCGAGTGCGTGGGGATGGTCGGCCCTGGATGGTGAATATCAAAACAGACACTGACCTGATCCATAAAAGTCATTATTTGCATAGTTACTTCATGTTCACACGTGGGGGGCCATATTGGCAGGAGGTCAAG ATTCCATTCTCCAAGTTTTTTTTATCCAGTAAGGGAAGAATCCAGGATAGCCAGCATCAGTTTCTGACAGATCAG ATCAGTAGTATTGGATTCACCCTGGCTGATAAAGTTAACGGTCCATTCTACCTGGAAATAGATTTTATTGGAGTGTTTCATGACCCAGCCCATACTGAAGAATTTGCCTATGAAAATAGTGAAAAGATATGTGGGAATTTGTAG